A window of Acinonyx jubatus isolate Ajub_Pintada_27869175 chromosome E4, VMU_Ajub_asm_v1.0, whole genome shotgun sequence contains these coding sequences:
- the SLAMF6 gene encoding SLAM family member 6 isoform X2 has product MTEAPRVDTGRRRPPAPVCPAVMLCLLLSLALVSCLGPGNTASQASSTPLMVNGTLGESVTFPLKLPISEDTHSITWLYNGTSITFIQLSDPSDPQVILTNPKWKDRLQFSRNYSLQLSNLTMADAGSYHAQITTQTSTVFSSYKLRIFRPLRNLEVVNHTWRSKNGTCEIHLTCSVENMSDNNLVRWEVAGSISIREANLTLSWDPKNSSEEKYTCTAENPVSQLSFSVSTQSLCKDFLNDESIGTLWIALVAIILICPVIVLLVVWRKKYCVCKRAENMNNLEYVSISSGNTVYAHVTHPKRQTSNPTPMKSTDSSTIYSTVHQSKESKPISPRTTALGNVIQVAEGSQQECRKHMASPDPLGENKHSVVSAWRT; this is encoded by the exons ATGACAGAAGCGCCAAGGGTGGACACCGGCCGCAGGAGGCCACCGGCTCCCGTCTGCCCCGCCGTCATGCTCTGTCTGCTCCTGTCTCTCGCGTTGGTCTCCTGCCTCGGCCCAG GGAACACAGCTTCACAAGCCAGCTCAACCCCACTGATGGTGAATGGGACTCTGGGGGAGTCGGTAACTTTTCCCTTGAAGCTTCCTATATCTGAGGATACTCATTCCATCACCTGGCTTTACAACGGAACATCTATAACCTTCATACAACTAAGCGATCCTTCAGATCCCCAGGTCATACTGACGAATCCAAAATGGAAAGACCGACTGCAATTCAGCAGGAACTACTCCTTACAGCTCAGCAACCTGACAATGGCTGACGCAGGATCTTACCATGCCCAGATAACCACACAAACCTCTACAGTGTTTTCCAGTTACAAGCTGAGGATCTTCA GACCACTGAGGAACTTAGAAGTGGTCAACCACACTTGGCGATCCAAGAATGGGACCTGTGAGATCCACCTGACCTGCTCTGTGGAGAATATGAGTGACAACAACCTAGTAAGGTGGGAGGTCGCAGGAAGCATATCTATAAGAGAAGCCAACCTCACTCTGTCCTGGGACCCCAAGAACTCCAGCGAAGAGAAGTACACCTGCACAGCTGAGAATCCTGTCAGCCAACTGTCCTTCTCTGTTTCCACCCAGAGTCTCTGCAAAG attttttgaaTGATGAATCCATTGGTACCCTATGGATTGCACTTGTGGCTATTATTTTGATATGTCCAGTCATCGTGTTACTTGTTGTTTGGAGGAAGAAATACTGTGTGTGCAAGAGAG CAGAGAACATGAATAACTTAGAGTATGTCTCCATCTCTTCAGGGAACACCGTGTATGCTCATGTCACTCATCCAAAGAGG CAAACAAGTAACCCAACGCCTATGAAAAGCACTGATTCCTCCACAATTTACTCCACGGTTCATCAGTCCAAAGAG AGTAAGCCCATTTCTCCCCGGACGACTGCCCTCGGCAACGTCATCCAAGTGGCTGAGGGGTCTCAGCAGGAATGCAGGAAGCACATGGCTTCTCCTGATCCCTTGGGAGAGAACAAACACAGTGTGGTTTCTGCCTGGAGAACTTGA
- the SLAMF6 gene encoding SLAM family member 6 isoform X1 encodes MTEAPRVDTGRRRPPAPVCPAVMLCLLLSLALVSCLGPGNTASQASSTPLMVNGTLGESVTFPLKLPISEDTHSITWLYNGTSITFIQLSDPSDPQVILTNPKWKDRLQFSRNYSLQLSNLTMADAGSYHAQITTQTSTVFSSYKLRIFRPLRNLEVVNHTWRSKNGTCEIHLTCSVENMSDNNLVRWEVAGSISIREANLTLSWDPKNSSEEKYTCTAENPVSQLSFSVSTQSLCKDFLNDESIGTLWIALVAIILICPVIVLLVVWRKKYCVCKRGIFHFSAQETQTSAENMNNLEYVSISSGNTVYAHVTHPKRQTSNPTPMKSTDSSTIYSTVHQSKESKPISPRTTALGNVIQVAEGSQQECRKHMASPDPLGENKHSVVSAWRT; translated from the exons ATGACAGAAGCGCCAAGGGTGGACACCGGCCGCAGGAGGCCACCGGCTCCCGTCTGCCCCGCCGTCATGCTCTGTCTGCTCCTGTCTCTCGCGTTGGTCTCCTGCCTCGGCCCAG GGAACACAGCTTCACAAGCCAGCTCAACCCCACTGATGGTGAATGGGACTCTGGGGGAGTCGGTAACTTTTCCCTTGAAGCTTCCTATATCTGAGGATACTCATTCCATCACCTGGCTTTACAACGGAACATCTATAACCTTCATACAACTAAGCGATCCTTCAGATCCCCAGGTCATACTGACGAATCCAAAATGGAAAGACCGACTGCAATTCAGCAGGAACTACTCCTTACAGCTCAGCAACCTGACAATGGCTGACGCAGGATCTTACCATGCCCAGATAACCACACAAACCTCTACAGTGTTTTCCAGTTACAAGCTGAGGATCTTCA GACCACTGAGGAACTTAGAAGTGGTCAACCACACTTGGCGATCCAAGAATGGGACCTGTGAGATCCACCTGACCTGCTCTGTGGAGAATATGAGTGACAACAACCTAGTAAGGTGGGAGGTCGCAGGAAGCATATCTATAAGAGAAGCCAACCTCACTCTGTCCTGGGACCCCAAGAACTCCAGCGAAGAGAAGTACACCTGCACAGCTGAGAATCCTGTCAGCCAACTGTCCTTCTCTGTTTCCACCCAGAGTCTCTGCAAAG attttttgaaTGATGAATCCATTGGTACCCTATGGATTGCACTTGTGGCTATTATTTTGATATGTCCAGTCATCGTGTTACTTGTTGTTTGGAGGAAGAAATACTGTGTGTGCAAGAGAG gcatctttcatttctctgctcaGGAAACCCAGACTTCTG CAGAGAACATGAATAACTTAGAGTATGTCTCCATCTCTTCAGGGAACACCGTGTATGCTCATGTCACTCATCCAAAGAGG CAAACAAGTAACCCAACGCCTATGAAAAGCACTGATTCCTCCACAATTTACTCCACGGTTCATCAGTCCAAAGAG AGTAAGCCCATTTCTCCCCGGACGACTGCCCTCGGCAACGTCATCCAAGTGGCTGAGGGGTCTCAGCAGGAATGCAGGAAGCACATGGCTTCTCCTGATCCCTTGGGAGAGAACAAACACAGTGTGGTTTCTGCCTGGAGAACTTGA